One genomic segment of Drosophila melanogaster chromosome 3R includes these proteins:
- the CG14362 gene encoding uncharacterized protein — protein MGCLCLRKFSSYPSVPQEIMNTLRMNTALSRSQIKYLYIRFHQFSGGGKDPPSHLHKYNFYSGLLQLNPLLPTILNSMFGNKVTITFVDFALFLSTFQAHSLKTSNELKNVMMDKKLRLIFNMYDNNKDGRITKYDLVVVVHKLFSNLLDHVQIMRIVNTIMKEMDHTDSNQIMFQDFCKAFAVFDMTEMMVTWIPEYHGRTTDDL, from the exons ATGGGATGTCTGTGTTTGAGGAAGTTCTCCTCGTATCCCTCAGTTCCACAAGAGATTATGAACACCCTCAGGATGAATACAGCAC TAAGTCGTAGTCAGATCAAGTATCTGTATATTCGATTCCACCAGTTTTCAGGAGGAGGCAAAGATCCCCCAAGTCATCTGCACAAGTACAATTTCTATTCAGGACTACTGCAACTAAACCCCTTGCTGCCCACCATATTGAACTCCATGTTCGGGAATAAAGTGACAATTACCTTTGTGGATTTCGCTCTGTTTCTGAGCACCTTTCAGGCCCATTCTCTTAAAACCTCCAATGAGCTAAAAAATGTGATGATGGACAAGAAATTAAGGT tAATTTTCAACATGTACGATAACAACAAGGACGGTCGTATTACAAAGTATGACTTGGTTGTAGTTGTCCACAAGCTGTTCTCAAATCTATTGGATCACGTGCAGATAATGCGCATTGTGAATACCATAATGAAGGAAATGGATCATACGGACTCGAACCAAATAATGTTCCAAGACTTCTGCAAAGCATTCGCAGTCTTCGACATGACCGAAATGATGGTCACCTGGATACCCGAATACCATGGTCGAACCACAGATGATTTGTAA